One window of Thermocoleostomius sinensis A174 genomic DNA carries:
- a CDS encoding molybdenum cofactor biosynthesis protein MoaE: MNSIAPSLLNPWPDHPVNHRTDCPNPPDHPDHFVITLAPLSLSDAYALADDPANGAVVLMSGMVRNQTDGKPVVALEYQAYEPMALQVFQQIAADIRKTWADVSHVVIHHRVGRLQIGEVSVIVAIGCPHRTEAFEACKYAIDTLKHQAPIWKKEWYNDREYSWVRCC; the protein is encoded by the coding sequence ATGAACTCGATCGCTCCCTCACTGCTTAACCCATGGCCTGATCATCCGGTAAATCACCGGACTGATTGTCCCAATCCCCCTGATCATCCTGATCACTTTGTCATCACCTTAGCGCCCCTGTCTTTGTCTGATGCTTATGCATTGGCAGATGATCCGGCTAATGGTGCGGTGGTGTTGATGAGCGGCATGGTGCGCAATCAAACCGACGGCAAGCCAGTAGTTGCGTTGGAGTATCAAGCCTATGAGCCAATGGCGCTGCAAGTTTTTCAGCAAATTGCCGCTGATATTCGCAAAACCTGGGCGGATGTGTCGCATGTGGTGATTCACCATCGGGTAGGGCGGTTGCAGATTGGCGAAGTCAGCGTGATTGTGGCGATCGGCTGTCCCCATCGCACAGAAGCTTTTGAAGCGTGCAAATATGCGATCGATACGCTGAAGCACCAGGCACCGATTTGGAAAAAAGAATGGTACAACGATCGCGAGTATAGCTGGGTGCGGTGTTGTTAG
- a CDS encoding cupin domain-containing protein, with translation MWLFLEQSFGQFVEMLKTLATPQISVLTLNPALLRPFGEKWLGDEGGLAQKCPGYCWRSLEVITKDEQLSWLW, from the coding sequence GTGTGGCTGTTTCTGGAGCAATCCTTCGGACAGTTTGTGGAAATGCTGAAAACCCTTGCCACGCCGCAAATTTCGGTCCTTACCCTCAATCCGGCTCTCCTTCGCCCTTTTGGGGAGAAATGGTTGGGGGATGAGGGTGGTTTGGCACAAAAGTGTCCGGGCTATTGCTGGAGATCACTGGAGGTGATTACCAAAGATGAGCAACTGTCATGGCTTTGGTGA
- a CDS encoding allophanate hydrolase-related protein → MDQVLLAVNGTLMRGLELNGNLLAVGASFVREAMTAPTYMLWSIGDRHPAMMQVQQGGRAIALEIWSVPAAGIAQILWQEPPGLCIGKVRLADGEEVLGVLGEPLLCEGQRNITAWGGWRNYLSVSSKSGMAESRSDSDRSPSPQP, encoded by the coding sequence ATGGATCAGGTGTTATTAGCTGTCAACGGAACGCTGATGCGCGGGTTAGAATTAAATGGCAATCTTTTAGCCGTGGGAGCTTCCTTTGTGCGGGAAGCAATGACCGCACCCACTTATATGCTGTGGTCAATCGGCGATCGTCATCCGGCCATGATGCAAGTTCAGCAGGGAGGTCGGGCCATTGCCTTGGAAATCTGGTCTGTGCCAGCAGCAGGCATTGCACAAATTTTATGGCAAGAACCTCCTGGTCTCTGCATTGGCAAAGTTCGCTTAGCAGACGGCGAGGAAGTGTTGGGTGTACTCGGTGAACCGCTGTTGTGTGAAGGGCAGCGCAATATCACTGCCTGGGGAGGGTGGCGAAATTATCTTAGCGTGAGTTCAAAGTCAGGCATGGCTGAATCGAGATCTGACTCTGACCGTTCCCCCTCACCCCAGCCTTAA
- a CDS encoding DUF4336 domain-containing protein yields MNAQTVQPQTEANINDWNWPFWPVVPLYPYGKRRTLRREVIKDTIWTFDQLQGILYVTVPIRMTVVRLQAGGLLVYSPVAPTPECIHLVQELVAEHGDVKYILLSTVTGIEHKVFVGPFARCFPTAQVYVAPYQWSFPLNLPLSWLGFPPKRTHFLPTDPHNVPFANEFDYALLGPIDLRLGAFAEVVLFHKPSQTLLVTDTVLSVPNEPPAIVQLDPYPLLFHARDRATDIVEDTAANRRKGWQRIALFSFYFRPSALTVSSVRQTLRDATQAADRSRKGYFGLFPFQWQPNWQYSFEALRGGGRLFVAPILQTLILDQAPDLTLDWVDRVASWNFRHIIPCHFDAPIDATPQQFRQAFAFLQSDLVIGSNGQASLPAEDFQFLLKLERKLHKVGLAQPAGDKGKTREEG; encoded by the coding sequence ATCAACGCACAGACAGTACAACCACAAACCGAAGCAAATATAAATGATTGGAACTGGCCGTTCTGGCCCGTCGTACCACTCTACCCCTACGGCAAACGGCGCACGTTGCGGCGAGAGGTGATCAAAGATACGATTTGGACATTTGACCAGTTGCAGGGCATTCTCTACGTTACCGTGCCGATTCGGATGACGGTGGTTCGTCTGCAAGCTGGAGGGCTGCTCGTGTATTCACCCGTTGCCCCAACGCCAGAGTGCATTCATCTAGTGCAAGAACTGGTGGCAGAGCATGGGGATGTGAAATATATTCTGCTGTCAACGGTAACGGGCATTGAGCACAAGGTATTTGTGGGTCCGTTTGCTCGCTGCTTTCCCACTGCCCAGGTCTATGTTGCGCCATATCAGTGGAGCTTTCCACTGAATTTGCCGTTGAGTTGGCTGGGTTTTCCACCGAAACGCACGCATTTTCTGCCAACCGATCCCCACAACGTGCCATTTGCCAATGAGTTTGACTATGCTTTGCTGGGGCCGATCGATCTGCGCTTAGGAGCCTTTGCAGAAGTGGTGCTGTTCCACAAACCATCGCAGACCCTTTTGGTGACAGACACTGTGCTTTCTGTGCCCAATGAGCCACCCGCCATTGTCCAGCTTGACCCCTATCCGCTGTTGTTTCATGCCCGCGATCGAGCGACCGACATAGTAGAGGATACAGCCGCCAATCGTCGGAAGGGTTGGCAGCGCATCGCCTTATTTTCCTTCTATTTTCGCCCCAGCGCCCTCACTGTTTCTAGCGTGAGACAAACCCTGCGAGACGCCACCCAAGCTGCCGATCGCTCCAGAAAAGGCTACTTTGGGCTATTTCCGTTTCAGTGGCAACCCAACTGGCAATATTCATTTGAAGCACTACGAGGCGGCGGTCGCTTGTTTGTGGCTCCCATTTTGCAAACGCTCATCCTCGATCAAGCGCCTGATTTAACGCTAGATTGGGTCGATCGAGTGGCAAGCTGGAACTTCCGGCATATTATTCCTTGTCATTTTGATGCGCCGATCGACGCAACACCACAGCAATTTCGACAAGCGTTCGCCTTTTTGCAGTCTGATTTGGTCATTGGCTCCAACGGGCAAGCATCCCTACCGGCTGAAGATTTTCAGTTTTTGCTGAAACTAGAGCGAAAGTTGCATAAAGTGGGACTAGCGCAACCAGCAGGAGATAAAGGAAAAACGAGAGAGGAAGGATAG
- a CDS encoding S8 family peptidase, with protein sequence MSQTLQDTQPYYYADGKKVFLTPSQHYVAIQTSDREEHEGAAIRQLAEQLSPVAMPGEVLELPQYHLTIVKVADNHSRSAAASETVRSFVDSQPDLSIGPSVYEPANSTADEALIPVGEVLVKFKANVSDTEKQQVLAQYNLIVQASDYPEPGVDLVSVDRADATLSIANQLHEQDLVEYAQPNFARLMPRLMPSNGSGAALLEAETQPDGRYSFDQEPSIVRADSPAPAASVNDPAFPSQWALRKIKAPEAWDISMGNPTISIAVLDEGCDLAHEDLSYKLPGYDAVNRTNDPSPLPRDGHGTSCAGIAAARANNGLGGAGVAPNCKILPVRIAYGSGGRWITSDAIIADAIRTAVNRGADVLSNSWGGGAPSSAITSAFQYAQTNGRGGKGCPIAIATGNGDVRGVSYPANLSPSILGVMAVGASNEWDERKSRTSRDGENWWGSNYGPEVDVVAPGVHIYTTDISGSGGYGSGNYIGNFNGTSSATPHVAGLMGLLLSVDPNLRSWEVEEIIKRSADDLGTAGRDEHFGFGRINCRRALDMLAPIAYGISVTPEFIGSGRECFMRVNLRLFNPSINWVRLNSVTLTSHNPDWTAEIDRFEYVYNVANGTMAPFSGQDVQLKKILLKANGNQSGWSYRWSLNWSYTFWRPSAPGLPLSAAALSEAEGVQVSGKSAKGGDSKRVASNGSAQQDAVRLGNGTTSEAGDEITVDRQSKSITIVIR encoded by the coding sequence ATGTCTCAAACTTTGCAAGATACGCAACCATATTACTATGCAGATGGAAAGAAAGTATTCTTAACACCATCTCAACACTATGTAGCGATTCAGACTTCCGATCGTGAAGAGCATGAAGGTGCTGCCATTCGACAATTGGCCGAGCAATTATCACCTGTAGCCATGCCTGGAGAAGTGCTGGAACTGCCACAGTATCATTTAACCATTGTCAAAGTCGCTGATAACCATTCGCGCAGCGCTGCCGCTTCAGAAACCGTGCGATCGTTTGTTGATTCCCAGCCTGATCTATCCATTGGGCCATCAGTTTATGAGCCAGCAAATTCCACAGCCGATGAAGCGCTAATTCCCGTTGGCGAGGTGTTAGTTAAGTTTAAAGCCAATGTTTCTGATACAGAAAAACAACAGGTTCTAGCGCAATACAACCTGATAGTGCAGGCGAGTGACTATCCAGAACCAGGGGTTGATTTAGTATCAGTTGATCGGGCTGATGCCACGCTGTCGATCGCCAATCAACTGCATGAACAGGATTTAGTCGAGTATGCCCAGCCCAACTTTGCGCGATTAATGCCGCGATTGATGCCTTCCAATGGCAGCGGAGCCGCGCTCCTGGAAGCGGAGACTCAACCTGACGGACGTTATTCATTTGATCAAGAGCCGTCGATCGTCCGTGCCGATAGTCCTGCTCCTGCGGCTAGCGTCAATGATCCAGCCTTCCCGTCTCAGTGGGCCCTGAGAAAAATCAAAGCGCCAGAAGCGTGGGATATTTCGATGGGCAATCCCACTATTTCGATCGCCGTTCTGGATGAAGGCTGCGATCTGGCCCATGAAGACCTATCCTACAAGCTGCCGGGCTATGATGCCGTCAACCGCACCAATGATCCGTCTCCGCTGCCCCGCGATGGACACGGCACGTCTTGCGCTGGCATTGCGGCTGCCAGAGCCAACAATGGGCTGGGTGGTGCTGGTGTTGCCCCCAACTGCAAGATTCTGCCTGTGCGGATTGCCTATGGTTCTGGAGGTCGTTGGATTACCAGTGATGCTATTATTGCCGATGCGATTCGCACAGCGGTTAATCGAGGAGCCGATGTATTGTCTAACTCGTGGGGTGGTGGTGCACCCAGTTCTGCAATTACGAGCGCTTTCCAGTATGCGCAAACCAACGGGCGCGGTGGTAAAGGCTGTCCGATCGCCATTGCTACAGGAAACGGTGACGTGCGAGGTGTCTCCTATCCGGCCAATCTATCGCCCTCGATTCTGGGAGTGATGGCCGTGGGCGCTAGCAACGAATGGGACGAGCGCAAGAGCAGAACCAGTCGCGACGGTGAAAACTGGTGGGGATCGAATTATGGCCCCGAAGTGGATGTGGTGGCTCCGGGTGTGCACATCTACACTACGGATATTTCTGGGAGTGGTGGCTATGGCAGCGGTAACTATATTGGCAACTTCAACGGTACGTCTTCGGCGACGCCCCATGTGGCAGGCTTGATGGGCTTGCTGCTCTCGGTTGATCCCAATCTGCGCTCTTGGGAAGTGGAAGAAATCATCAAGCGTAGTGCCGACGATTTGGGGACGGCTGGACGGGATGAACATTTTGGCTTTGGGCGGATCAACTGCCGTCGGGCGTTGGATATGTTGGCTCCGATCGCCTATGGCATCAGCGTTACACCAGAGTTTATTGGTTCAGGTCGAGAATGCTTTATGCGGGTGAACTTGCGGCTGTTTAACCCCAGCATTAACTGGGTGCGGTTGAATTCAGTCACCTTGACTTCGCACAACCCCGACTGGACGGCTGAGATCGATCGCTTTGAGTATGTTTACAACGTCGCCAATGGCACAATGGCTCCCTTCAGCGGACAAGATGTACAGTTGAAGAAAATTCTGCTGAAAGCCAATGGCAATCAGTCAGGATGGAGCTACCGCTGGTCCTTGAATTGGTCGTATACTTTCTGGCGTCCTTCGGCTCCAGGTTTACCCTTATCCGCTGCGGCGCTTTCAGAGGCGGAAGGTGTGCAGGTATCAGGCAAGTCTGCTAAAGGAGGGGACAGCAAACGAGTAGCATCTAACGGTTCTGCCCAGCAGGATGCAGTCCGGTTGGGAAACGGTACGACCAGCGAAGCAGGGGATGAAATTACCGTCGATCGCCAGAGCAAATCGATCACGATCGTGATCCGCTAA
- a CDS encoding glycogen/starch/alpha-glucan phosphorylase, producing MQTQQNQSRIEDDRTSVSVEALKRSLMNHLFYLRGKLPETATSHDYYIALIYTVRDRLLSGWMATTQTYTQPHIKRLVYLSSGLLTRTALETYLINLDIQEQICQAIDELGLSLEDLLKHDVILDQGKELEASSYLLTHYFDALTSLAFPAIGYGIRYEVETEPMIECQMDRQGTRLYCSGNPWEISRPEQLVEVKVGGHTESRIDEQGRFCVQWVPERVIRGLPYDTPISGYRTNTVNTVRLWAALGTESVDLGARSERLTLDRLQQHYFLMACSLQDMLRMHCIERKQPIETLPNAFTVQLDGAAQAIAIVELMRLLLDEYRLDWDTAWRITQNTFTYSYDPSTLEEIRDWNQLILQQQLPRHLELIYEINQRFLADIRQQFSVNDECIRRLSLIDDDDTVRLPHLAVLGSYATTGAITIRTHQAFHEGLAELQALFPDRFKDQDDRSICHRSLLALNPQLSQLITRNLGKRWIRQCQALHQLEALMDSTDFCQAWRSIKQAHKHAVADWVQQATQVSINPQALLDVQIQPIGESQRQLLSVFYIITLYNRLKLNPTLDITPRTFVFNSTRQSSNIMATLTAQLIESVAQVINHDRDLRDQLKVVCLKSPLAVMKTLYVATDLIEQIAIATTDEIDLSHLSLGLNGALTIGTLNATSLLLQRQVGEGNFFLFGLTADEVVALQSSGYDPWHFYQNHRELQRVIDRIAMGDFTDPQSNSFKPLIDAILEQDHDLLLADYPFYVDCQDQIAAIYADEDWWTRLSILNAARIGQTSCDRIIQANSQALWNIEPVAIPSLGVRQA from the coding sequence ATGCAAACCCAGCAGAATCAGAGCCGGATTGAAGACGATCGCACCAGTGTCAGCGTTGAAGCGTTGAAGCGATCACTGATGAATCACCTATTTTATCTGCGCGGGAAATTGCCCGAAACAGCCACCAGCCATGATTACTACATCGCTTTAATTTACACCGTGCGCGATCGATTGCTGTCAGGATGGATGGCTACAACACAAACCTATACCCAACCCCACATCAAGCGTCTTGTTTATCTTTCCTCTGGGCTATTGACCAGAACTGCTTTGGAAACTTACTTAATCAACCTAGATATTCAAGAGCAAATTTGTCAAGCGATTGATGAGCTTGGACTGAGCTTAGAAGACTTATTAAAACATGATGTGATTTTGGATCAGGGTAAAGAGCTAGAAGCATCTAGTTACTTGCTGACCCATTATTTTGATGCCCTAACAAGTCTAGCATTTCCGGCGATAGGCTACGGCATTCGCTATGAAGTCGAAACAGAACCTATGATTGAATGCCAGATGGATCGACAAGGAACGCGGCTCTATTGTTCTGGAAATCCTTGGGAGATTTCACGCCCGGAGCAATTAGTAGAGGTGAAAGTTGGGGGACATACCGAATCCCGTATTGATGAGCAGGGACGCTTTTGTGTGCAATGGGTTCCTGAAAGGGTGATTCGTGGTCTGCCCTATGATACTCCTATTTCCGGCTATCGCACCAATACAGTAAATACCGTGCGGTTGTGGGCTGCTTTGGGGACTGAATCGGTGGATCTTGGTGCTCGATCGGAGCGATTAACCCTAGATCGGCTTCAGCAACACTATTTTTTAATGGCTTGTTCGCTTCAGGATATGCTGCGAATGCATTGTATAGAGCGAAAACAACCGATCGAAACCTTGCCAAATGCTTTTACAGTGCAACTCGATGGAGCAGCGCAGGCAATTGCCATTGTTGAACTCATGCGACTACTCTTGGATGAGTATCGACTTGATTGGGATACAGCTTGGCGAATTACTCAAAATACATTTACTTACTCTTATGATCCATCTACGCTAGAAGAAATAAGGGATTGGAATCAGCTAATCTTGCAGCAGCAATTGCCTCGTCACTTGGAACTAATTTATGAAATAAATCAGCGATTTTTGGCAGATATTCGCCAGCAATTTTCAGTAAATGATGAATGCATTCGTCGCTTATCGCTGATTGATGACGACGATACCGTTCGCTTGCCGCATCTAGCCGTATTGGGCAGCTATGCCACCACTGGAGCCATTACGATTCGCACTCATCAGGCCTTTCATGAAGGACTAGCAGAGTTGCAAGCCTTGTTTCCTGATAGGTTTAAAGACCAAGACGATCGCAGCATTTGTCATCGATCGCTATTGGCGCTGAATCCGCAGTTGTCTCAACTCATTACCCGAAATCTAGGCAAGCGGTGGATTCGGCAGTGTCAAGCGTTACACCAACTGGAAGCATTGATGGACTCGACAGACTTTTGCCAAGCTTGGCGATCGATTAAGCAAGCCCACAAACACGCCGTTGCCGATTGGGTGCAGCAAGCTACTCAAGTCTCCATTAATCCACAGGCGCTACTTGACGTACAAATACAGCCCATTGGCGAATCCCAACGACAGCTTTTGAGTGTGTTTTATATCATCACGTTGTACAACCGTCTAAAGCTGAATCCTACCCTAGACATTACTCCACGCACTTTTGTCTTTAATAGCACCCGTCAGTCAAGTAACATCATGGCAACGCTGACGGCTCAGTTAATTGAGTCTGTGGCACAGGTGATCAATCACGATCGAGATCTACGCGATCAACTAAAAGTGGTTTGTTTGAAGTCTCCACTGGCGGTGATGAAAACGCTGTATGTTGCTACTGATCTCATCGAACAGATTGCCATTGCCACCACAGACGAGATTGATTTGAGCCACCTAAGCCTAGGGTTGAATGGTGCTCTGACGATCGGCACACTCAATGCGACTAGCTTACTCTTGCAGCGTCAGGTGGGAGAAGGCAATTTCTTTCTATTTGGACTCACGGCTGATGAAGTGGTGGCGCTTCAATCCAGCGGCTATGACCCCTGGCATTTCTATCAAAACCATCGCGAATTACAACGAGTCATCGATCGCATCGCTATGGGCGACTTTACCGACCCCCAGTCCAATTCCTTCAAGCCATTAATTGACGCCATCTTGGAACAAGACCATGATTTGCTGTTGGCTGATTATCCATTCTACGTTGATTGCCAGGATCAAATTGCAGCCATCTATGCTGACGAAGACTGGTGGACTCGCCTGTCGATTCTCAACGCAGCGCGGATTGGGCAAACCTCCTGCGATCGGATCATTCAAGCCAATAGCCAAGCCCTCTGGAATATTGAACCAGTGGCGATTCCATCCCTAGGCGTCAGACAAGCATAG
- a CDS encoding DUF305 domain-containing protein — MNRSLASLLVFGVLPLMPLAACSTTPSAQTATEQAETVGFETVETETAQMDHGSMNHGQINQSGHTGMDHASMDLGPADDTFDLRFIDAMRLHHQGAVDMAEEALQKSDRPDVQELAQDIIAAQQTEIAQMQEWRQAWYPDAGDDPVMYHAEMGHMMPMSQEMKSNMMMSMDLGPADDEFDLRFINAMIPHHEGALVMAEEALQKSDRPEIQELAQAILDTQQVEIDQMRQWRQDWYGQ, encoded by the coding sequence ATGAACCGATCGCTTGCCTCTCTGCTTGTGTTTGGCGTTTTGCCGCTCATGCCGCTTGCAGCCTGTAGTACGACTCCCTCTGCCCAAACTGCAACAGAACAAGCTGAAACTGTTGGCTTTGAAACAGTTGAAACTGAAACGGCTCAAATGGATCACGGTTCGATGAATCATGGACAGATAAATCAATCGGGTCACACAGGAATGGATCATGCCAGTATGGACTTAGGTCCGGCGGATGACACCTTTGATCTGCGATTTATTGATGCGATGCGGCTGCACCACCAAGGCGCGGTAGACATGGCCGAAGAAGCCTTGCAAAAGAGCGATCGACCAGATGTGCAAGAGCTAGCGCAGGATATCATTGCGGCTCAGCAGACGGAAATTGCTCAAATGCAGGAATGGCGGCAAGCTTGGTATCCCGATGCGGGCGATGATCCAGTGATGTACCACGCTGAAATGGGACACATGATGCCAATGTCGCAGGAAATGAAGTCCAACATGATGATGAGCATGGACTTGGGTCCTGCTGATGATGAGTTTGACTTGCGCTTCATCAATGCCATGATTCCCCACCATGAAGGAGCATTGGTCATGGCGGAAGAAGCCTTACAAAAGAGCGATCGACCGGAAATTCAGGAACTGGCTCAAGCCATTCTTGACACACAACAAGTCGAGATCGATCAAATGCGGCAGTGGCGACAGGACTGGTACGGACAGTAA
- a CDS encoding sigma-70 family RNA polymerase sigma factor: MSSSAFSELPHHPSVNSYGHQVTHAFISQANIFQAYENLLASRSYCQQIEFMARKQTQGTSLGWEDAAQTMHMKVLQAIQAGKFRQGGILEFHRWCAKVARFEMIDLVRQEQRKRWISLDSKLPGTDLSLLDTLADELNLLDTVERSEQLRQVLDLIRALDRQYPKRNYLTLWQERTKGKSQLEIARELGLTQGTISKRWRELSQQLTDGLSEQR; the protein is encoded by the coding sequence ATGTCGTCATCCGCTTTTTCCGAGTTACCCCACCATCCCTCCGTAAATAGTTATGGTCATCAAGTAACTCATGCTTTTATTTCTCAAGCTAATATTTTCCAAGCCTATGAAAATCTGCTGGCCAGCCGATCGTATTGTCAACAGATTGAATTCATGGCTCGTAAGCAAACTCAAGGAACCTCGCTCGGTTGGGAAGATGCCGCACAAACAATGCATATGAAAGTATTACAAGCCATTCAAGCTGGAAAGTTTCGCCAAGGCGGCATCCTAGAATTTCATCGCTGGTGTGCCAAAGTAGCACGGTTTGAAATGATCGATCTGGTTCGACAAGAGCAACGAAAACGCTGGATTAGCTTAGATAGCAAACTCCCTGGAACCGATCTTTCATTATTAGATACCTTAGCTGATGAATTGAATTTGCTGGACACAGTAGAGCGATCGGAGCAGCTTCGCCAAGTTTTAGATCTGATTCGTGCCCTCGATCGGCAGTATCCCAAGCGAAACTATCTTACCCTGTGGCAAGAGCGAACCAAGGGCAAAAGCCAACTAGAAATTGCCAGAGAATTGGGACTGACCCAAGGAACCATCTCCAAACGCTGGCGAGAACTGTCTCAACAATTGACAGACGGATTAAGCGAACAGCGCTAA
- a CDS encoding DUF1206 domain-containing protein, protein MSRPDLPSDHLTAPVKQATAHPWFERLARFGYVAKGIVYFTVGLLAAQVALGMGGRTTDNEGALETIVTQPFGKFLLAIITLGMIGYALWRFVQAIFDPDNQHQKPEAKDIAKRLGYAGSGVVYVGLAFTAIKLILGAAHSSGGSSTQDWTARFLLQPFGQWLVGLAGLLTIGVGLYMVYYAFKAKFRSELNWQQMTPKEKKWTTWVGKFGITSRGIVFSVMGVFLAKAALNSDASEAKGVGEALAVLSEQPFGRWLLGFVAFGFIAYSVYSIVDAKYHRIASVR, encoded by the coding sequence ATGTCACGCCCTGATTTACCTTCTGATCACCTCACAGCCCCCGTTAAGCAAGCAACCGCCCACCCTTGGTTTGAGCGTCTTGCCCGGTTTGGCTATGTTGCGAAGGGAATTGTGTATTTCACAGTTGGACTCTTGGCTGCCCAAGTTGCCTTGGGAATGGGAGGCAGAACCACAGACAACGAAGGAGCGCTAGAGACCATTGTTACTCAACCATTTGGAAAATTTTTACTAGCAATTATCACGTTAGGGATGATTGGCTATGCCCTGTGGCGCTTTGTTCAAGCTATTTTTGATCCAGATAATCAACACCAAAAACCTGAAGCCAAAGATATTGCCAAACGGCTTGGCTATGCCGGTAGTGGAGTTGTGTATGTAGGTCTTGCTTTTACGGCAATCAAACTAATTTTGGGAGCAGCCCATAGCAGTGGGGGGAGTTCGACACAAGATTGGACGGCACGATTCTTGTTGCAACCATTTGGACAATGGTTGGTGGGGCTGGCTGGGCTGCTGACGATCGGCGTTGGACTCTATATGGTTTATTATGCTTTCAAAGCAAAATTCCGCAGTGAATTAAATTGGCAGCAAATGACTCCCAAGGAGAAGAAGTGGACTACTTGGGTGGGAAAGTTTGGCATTACGTCTCGTGGGATTGTGTTTTCGGTAATGGGCGTTTTTCTCGCTAAAGCAGCCCTAAACTCTGATGCTAGCGAAGCCAAAGGGGTCGGTGAAGCACTAGCTGTTTTATCTGAGCAACCCTTCGGACGTTGGCTTCTCGGGTTTGTGGCCTTTGGATTTATTGCCTACAGCGTTTACTCGATCGTCGATGCCAAATATCACCGCATTGCCAGCGTTCGTTGA
- the rlmD gene encoding 23S rRNA (uracil(1939)-C(5))-methyltransferase RlmD codes for MRRKTQPVFEQIPIAGLGSKGKPIAYVDDRLVTLDRGVPGDVVDLQVIRKRKTSLDARVIRIHHLSPRRVEPFCQHFGACGGCKWQDIPYTDQLIYKQKSVWNAFDRFLSTNSAIESAAIDPAEPVKVRPILAAPSTQFYRNKLEFTFSNRRWLSQAEIESGERFDRQNALGFHAPGMFDKVLDIETCYLQPEPSNAIRQSLRAFARHHSISFYDPKTHTGLLRTLMIRTASTGETMVVVAFQQDDRPIIEAVMQHLANTFPQITSLIYTINPKFNDALYDLEMTTWRGQAFITETLGDLQFRIGPKSFFQTNTAQALTLYQQVATLAGLTGTETVYDLYTGTGTIANFVARQAQRVIGIECIAEAIEDAKENSWLNGIGNTQFFAGDMKAVLTPDFVAQMGAPDVLITDPPRAGMHPDVIESILTIQPPRIVYVSCNPKTQAQDIEALYSHYRLVIMQPVDMFPQTYHVENIVLLERRSPTD; via the coding sequence TTGAGACGAAAAACCCAGCCCGTTTTTGAGCAAATTCCCATCGCTGGTCTTGGGTCTAAAGGAAAACCAATTGCCTACGTGGACGATCGGCTTGTGACCCTCGACCGAGGGGTGCCGGGCGATGTAGTCGATTTGCAAGTGATTCGCAAACGCAAAACGAGTCTCGACGCTAGGGTGATTCGGATACACCATCTGTCGCCGCGTCGGGTTGAGCCGTTTTGTCAGCATTTTGGTGCTTGTGGTGGCTGCAAATGGCAAGACATACCCTATACAGACCAACTCATCTATAAGCAAAAATCTGTTTGGAATGCGTTCGATCGGTTTCTATCTACAAATTCTGCGATCGAATCAGCCGCGATCGACCCCGCTGAGCCTGTGAAAGTTCGTCCGATTCTAGCAGCCCCCAGCACCCAATTTTATCGCAACAAATTAGAATTTACGTTTTCCAACCGTCGCTGGCTCAGCCAAGCCGAAATTGAATCGGGAGAACGCTTCGATCGACAAAACGCCTTGGGGTTTCATGCACCAGGTATGTTTGACAAAGTGCTAGATATTGAAACCTGCTACCTCCAACCGGAACCGTCCAATGCCATTCGGCAATCGCTGCGGGCTTTTGCCCGGCACCATTCCATTTCGTTTTACGACCCCAAAACTCACACGGGCTTGTTGCGCACACTGATGATTCGTACTGCTAGTACGGGTGAAACAATGGTGGTGGTGGCGTTTCAGCAGGACGATCGCCCTATAATTGAGGCGGTGATGCAGCATTTGGCCAATACGTTTCCGCAGATTACCTCGCTGATTTACACCATCAACCCCAAGTTCAACGACGCGCTGTATGATTTGGAAATGACCACGTGGCGCGGTCAGGCATTTATTACTGAAACGTTGGGCGATTTGCAGTTTCGCATCGGCCCAAAATCTTTTTTTCAGACCAATACGGCTCAAGCGCTGACGCTCTATCAACAGGTGGCGACCTTGGCGGGTCTTACTGGAACAGAAACCGTGTACGACCTCTATACAGGCACCGGCACAATCGCCAATTTCGTAGCACGGCAAGCCCAGCGAGTCATTGGCATTGAATGTATTGCCGAGGCAATTGAAGATGCCAAGGAGAATTCGTGGCTGAATGGCATCGGCAACACCCAGTTTTTTGCCGGAGATATGAAAGCGGTATTGACGCCGGATTTTGTGGCTCAGATGGGAGCACCAGATGTGCTGATTACTGATCCACCCCGGGCTGGAATGCACCCAGATGTGATTGAAAGTATCCTGACGATCCAACCACCTCGCATCGTTTATGTCAGTTGCAATCCCAAAACGCAAGCGCAGGATATCGAGGCGTTGTACTCGCACTATCGCCTAGTGATCATGCAGCCAGTGGACATGTTTCCTCAAACCTACCATGTGGAAAATATTGTCCTGCTGGAACGTCGGTCGCCAACAGACTAG